Proteins from a genomic interval of Paucidesulfovibrio longus DSM 6739:
- a CDS encoding methyl-accepting chemotaxis protein, whose product MTRWKDLRLSRKFGVGFGLVLGLLSLLAVWAVVGIGGIVGNAEEVIDGNKLRGDFVQRIVDHLKWSEQVSALLTDAKVTKLTVETDPHKCAFGKWYYGEGRALAEKLVPEIKPLMARIEEPHKHLHESAVEIAENFVIVDPGLAKFFYAKQVDHLLWTNSVMDAIVEHKSSAGVQEDPKLCGLGKWLYSEGVARMQRDDPEFAKHLAPIFEPHIKLHESVHEVDKLLAAGDFAGAMRVYYGTTEHYAHETLGVLDELIAWHDGKTAQLDEAKKIYVEKTMPALNQVQELLTQTRKVVAENIMTDDEMLASASSTRSMIVVVGCAALLLGVLLAWVIARGIVAPIRKGVAFAEVVSNGDLTAEVDVDQKDEVGVLAGALRSMVGQLRRVVAEVNMATQNVASGSQELSATAQALSQGATESAASVEEVSASMQQMGDNIRQNADNAVQTESIANSAAGKAAESGEAVVEAVRAMKNIAEKISIIEEIARQTNLLALNAAIEAARAGEHGKGFAVVAAEVRKLAERSGQAAGEIGELSASSTKVAERAGGMLRELVPEIRKTADLVQEIAAASKEQNAGVDQIARAVNQMEQVVQQNASAAEEMASTSEELAGQAEQLQQTMEFFKSEKGGGERRALVARTKPAGRLEAGRTDPERDDEEFERY is encoded by the coding sequence ATGACGCGCTGGAAAGATTTGCGGCTCAGCAGAAAATTCGGGGTCGGGTTCGGGCTTGTGCTCGGCCTGCTCTCCCTGCTTGCCGTCTGGGCCGTCGTCGGCATCGGGGGGATCGTCGGGAACGCGGAAGAGGTCATCGACGGCAACAAGCTGCGCGGCGATTTCGTGCAGCGCATCGTGGACCACCTCAAGTGGTCCGAGCAGGTCAGCGCCCTGCTCACCGATGCCAAGGTCACGAAGCTGACCGTGGAAACCGATCCGCACAAATGCGCCTTCGGCAAGTGGTATTACGGCGAAGGCCGCGCCCTTGCGGAAAAGCTCGTGCCGGAGATCAAGCCGCTCATGGCCCGCATCGAGGAGCCGCACAAGCACCTGCACGAGAGCGCCGTTGAGATCGCCGAGAATTTCGTGATCGTCGATCCTGGGCTTGCCAAGTTCTTCTACGCCAAGCAGGTGGACCATCTGCTCTGGACCAACTCCGTCATGGACGCCATCGTCGAGCACAAGAGCAGCGCAGGCGTGCAGGAGGATCCGAAGCTCTGCGGGCTCGGCAAGTGGCTCTATTCCGAGGGGGTCGCCCGGATGCAGCGGGACGATCCGGAATTCGCCAAGCACCTCGCCCCCATTTTCGAGCCGCACATCAAGCTGCACGAGTCCGTGCACGAGGTCGACAAGCTCCTGGCCGCGGGCGACTTCGCCGGGGCCATGCGCGTCTATTACGGCACGACCGAGCATTACGCCCACGAGACGCTGGGCGTGCTCGACGAGCTGATCGCTTGGCACGACGGCAAGACCGCCCAGCTCGACGAGGCCAAGAAGATCTACGTTGAGAAGACCATGCCCGCCCTGAACCAGGTGCAGGAGCTGCTCACGCAGACGCGCAAGGTCGTGGCCGAGAACATCATGACCGACGACGAGATGCTGGCCAGCGCATCCTCCACCCGTTCCATGATCGTGGTGGTGGGCTGCGCGGCCCTGCTGCTGGGCGTGCTGCTGGCCTGGGTCATCGCCAGGGGCATCGTGGCTCCGATCCGCAAGGGCGTGGCTTTTGCCGAGGTGGTCAGCAACGGCGACCTCACGGCCGAGGTGGACGTGGACCAGAAGGACGAGGTCGGCGTTCTGGCCGGGGCGCTGCGGAGTATGGTCGGGCAGCTGCGCCGGGTCGTGGCCGAGGTGAACATGGCCACCCAGAACGTGGCCTCCGGCAGCCAGGAGCTTTCCGCGACGGCCCAGGCTCTTTCCCAGGGAGCCACGGAATCAGCCGCCTCGGTGGAAGAGGTTTCGGCGTCCATGCAGCAGATGGGCGACAACATCCGCCAGAACGCGGACAACGCGGTGCAGACCGAAAGCATTGCCAACAGCGCGGCAGGCAAGGCCGCGGAAAGCGGTGAAGCCGTGGTCGAGGCGGTGCGGGCCATGAAGAACATCGCGGAAAAGATTTCCATCATCGAGGAGATCGCCCGCCAGACCAACCTGCTGGCCTTGAACGCGGCCATCGAAGCCGCTCGGGCAGGCGAGCACGGCAAGGGCTTCGCCGTGGTGGCCGCCGAGGTCCGCAAGCTGGCCGAGCGCAGCGGGCAGGCCGCAGGGGAGATCGGGGAGCTTTCCGCCAGCTCCACCAAGGTCGCCGAGCGCGCAGGAGGCATGCTCCGCGAACTGGTGCCGGAGATTCGCAAGACCGCGGACCTCGTGCAGGAGATCGCCGCGGCCAGCAAGGAACAAAATGCTGGCGTGGACCAGATCGCCCGGGCCGTGAACCAGATGGAGCAGGTCGTGCAGCAGAACGCCTCCGCCGCCGAGGAAATGGCTTCCACTTCCGAGGAACTGGCCGGACAGGCAGAGCAGCTTCAGCAGACCATGGAGTTTTTCAAGTCGGAAAAGGGCGGCGGGGAAAGGCGCGCCCTGGTCGCGCGGACCAAGCCCGCCGGACGCCTGGAAGCGGGCCGCACGGACCCGGAGCGGGACGACGAGGAATTCGAGAGGTATTGA
- a CDS encoding sigma 54-interacting transcriptional regulator, with protein MAGLDSEKRIAALEEERDLLRARVLTLESRLWADACADACADAGAEAEGLGAVRDALRERDEALRAVLDATADSIMLLDPTGKILTINATGAARLGRGVEDLLGRSCFVFFPEEIVEGRRKAFEQALETRSLVVLRDERQGMHLENHLYPVPDPSGRVRRVAVYSKDVTEWVEADRAGQRLRQRVEGYRRNLEAIFTSLPEGLLIVAPDMTVLEANSAFERISGSRRSGLLGSPLRGEPGSCLEGCLKMLRRTVETGRPVREYRFECLDERRDDKVVVVNTALLEGSGDGFNGAVLILRDVSRLARLESELARKHRFHDFVGQSRPMLEVFALLERLSDLDSTVLLLGESGTGKELAAEALHRHGPRAGGPLVKVNCAALTDDLLESELFGHVQGAFTGAIRDRVGRFQAAEGGTIFLDEIGDVSVRTQLKLLRFLESREYERVGESVTRTANVRVVAATNADLGAKVRRGLFREDLYYRLKVMVVQLPPLRRRSEDIPLLANHFAELFRTRMNKDIAGVSPEALDLLMSQTWPGNVRELRHAVEHACILCRGGPLRPEHFPQEIRGSVRGAGGRRRPQSLDREELVAALESTRWNRTRAAKLLGISRSSLYRRLEELGFP; from the coding sequence ATGGCTGGACTGGATTCTGAGAAGCGTATCGCTGCGCTGGAAGAAGAGCGCGACCTTCTCCGGGCGCGCGTCCTGACGCTTGAGAGCAGGCTTTGGGCCGATGCCTGCGCCGATGCCTGCGCCGATGCCGGCGCCGAGGCCGAAGGGCTGGGCGCCGTGCGGGACGCGCTGCGCGAGCGCGACGAGGCCTTGCGGGCGGTACTCGACGCCACGGCCGACTCGATCATGCTCCTGGACCCCACAGGCAAGATCCTGACCATCAATGCCACGGGCGCGGCCCGTTTGGGGCGCGGCGTCGAAGATCTGCTGGGCCGGAGCTGCTTCGTTTTTTTCCCCGAAGAGATCGTCGAGGGGCGGCGCAAAGCCTTTGAGCAGGCCCTGGAGACCAGAAGCCTCGTTGTGCTGCGCGACGAGCGCCAGGGCATGCACCTGGAAAACCATCTCTATCCCGTGCCTGATCCGAGCGGGCGGGTGCGGCGCGTGGCCGTGTATTCCAAGGACGTGACCGAATGGGTGGAGGCGGACCGGGCCGGACAGCGGCTGCGCCAGCGCGTGGAGGGCTACCGCCGGAACCTGGAGGCGATTTTCACCAGCCTGCCCGAAGGGCTGCTCATCGTGGCCCCGGACATGACCGTGCTGGAGGCCAACAGCGCCTTCGAACGCATCAGCGGTTCCCGCCGCAGCGGTCTTCTGGGGAGCCCTTTGCGGGGCGAGCCCGGTTCCTGCCTGGAAGGCTGCCTGAAGATGCTCCGGCGCACCGTGGAAACCGGGCGGCCCGTGCGCGAATATCGTTTCGAGTGTCTGGACGAGCGCCGCGACGACAAGGTCGTGGTCGTCAACACGGCCTTGCTGGAGGGCAGCGGCGACGGCTTCAATGGAGCCGTGCTGATCCTGCGCGACGTTTCCAGGCTGGCCCGGCTGGAGAGCGAGCTGGCCCGCAAACACCGCTTTCACGACTTCGTGGGCCAATCAAGGCCCATGCTCGAGGTCTTCGCCCTTCTGGAACGCCTTTCCGACCTGGACAGCACCGTGCTGCTCCTGGGCGAGTCGGGCACGGGAAAGGAGCTGGCCGCGGAAGCCCTGCATCGGCACGGGCCGCGGGCGGGCGGTCCGCTGGTCAAGGTCAACTGCGCCGCGCTCACGGACGACCTGCTCGAGAGCGAGCTGTTCGGCCATGTCCAGGGCGCGTTCACCGGAGCCATCCGCGACCGGGTGGGACGGTTTCAGGCAGCCGAAGGCGGAACCATCTTTCTGGACGAGATCGGCGACGTGTCCGTGCGCACCCAGCTCAAGCTGCTGCGTTTTCTGGAAAGCCGCGAATATGAGCGCGTGGGCGAATCCGTGACGCGCACGGCGAACGTGCGCGTGGTCGCGGCGACCAACGCGGACTTGGGCGCCAAGGTCCGCCGGGGCCTTTTCCGCGAAGATCTCTACTATCGGCTCAAGGTCATGGTCGTGCAACTGCCGCCCCTGCGTCGGCGCAGCGAGGACATCCCCCTGCTGGCCAACCACTTCGCGGAGCTTTTCCGCACGCGGATGAACAAGGACATCGCCGGGGTTTCTCCGGAGGCCCTGGACCTGCTCATGAGCCAGACCTGGCCCGGAAACGTGCGCGAGTTGCGCCACGCCGTGGAGCACGCCTGCATCCTTTGCCGGGGCGGCCCGCTGCGGCCGGAGCACTTCCCGCAGGAAATCCGGGGAAGCGTTCGGGGAGCCGGAGGCCGTCGGCGTCCGCAAAGCCTGGACCGCGAGGAACTGGTCGCGGCCCTGGAGTCGACGCGTTGGAATCGGACCCGCGCCGCCAAATTGCTGGGCATCAGCCGCAGCAGCCTCTACCGGCGGCTGGAAGAACTGGGATTTCCTTGA
- a CDS encoding AsmA family protein — MTKTIKWLLIIVGGLAALLVAAMILVALFVDPNDYKDRIARTVQEATGMELTIEGDLSLRVFPWLGVDTGAVRLGNPPGFGDEPFVSLNSSSVSLQVLPLLSGSIKAGQIDVQGLTVNLLRRKDGAANWEAIGGNKPEQQESAQGAADGSGGKLDLSIGGLSVNDANIVFNDLQANKRFSLDGLNLTLGEVSPGEPFDMEAALGLASSEPQVKAVVRVKAVAALDLDKQIYELRDLDATVSAEGDVVPGGKTDVTAKAVSVLADMGKQLVTTEGLTVTAYGVDVAADVAASELKTGPKAKGSLTVKPFDVKKLLTALGQTPPETTDPTALTNVSLALDFDYGPAAATARNVVLNLDGQEITAEASMIAGNVPSYGFKVQAASLDLDPYRAPKKDEQAQPAETQSADPASANQPLLPESVQEQLRKLRLDGQIKIGRLKASPAEITNLLVLITARDGLLKIEPASFTFYEGDLKSAISMDVRGTVPNYGFNADLNGLAIGPLLEALQGKESLSGKTNAEAALTVRGNTVDELKQTLNGNLRFDIHDGVFPGVDLAGVMTKAYKSLQAKADGEIQTQEDARTQFGLVQGSATIVNGLVDNRDLLFKSPFLQADGAGEVSLPENSINYLVVGAILASTEGQGRGDKADYVGIGIPIRIKGNFDNLHFWPDPVKWAEMIAKGALNIVGDGANGVLSAPGALLDAVTGGSKSESGGTDQPAEKKTTPLEDIGGAVKGLF; from the coding sequence ATGACCAAGACAATCAAATGGCTGCTCATCATCGTCGGAGGACTGGCCGCGCTGCTCGTGGCCGCCATGATCCTCGTGGCGCTTTTCGTCGATCCCAACGACTACAAGGACCGCATCGCCCGGACCGTGCAGGAGGCCACGGGCATGGAGCTGACCATCGAGGGCGACCTCTCCCTGCGCGTCTTCCCCTGGCTCGGAGTGGACACCGGGGCCGTCCGCCTCGGCAATCCCCCCGGATTCGGCGACGAGCCCTTCGTCAGCCTGAACAGCTCCTCGGTGAGCCTCCAGGTGCTTCCGCTTCTTTCCGGCTCGATCAAGGCCGGACAGATCGACGTGCAGGGCCTGACCGTGAACCTGCTCCGCCGCAAGGACGGCGCGGCCAACTGGGAAGCCATCGGCGGGAACAAGCCGGAGCAGCAGGAGTCGGCGCAGGGCGCTGCGGACGGTTCCGGCGGCAAGCTCGATCTTTCCATCGGCGGACTGAGCGTGAACGACGCGAACATCGTCTTCAACGATCTCCAGGCGAACAAGCGCTTCTCCCTGGACGGGCTGAACCTGACCCTCGGCGAAGTCTCGCCGGGCGAGCCCTTCGACATGGAAGCGGCCCTGGGACTCGCGAGCAGCGAGCCGCAGGTCAAGGCGGTCGTGCGGGTCAAGGCCGTGGCCGCCCTGGACCTGGACAAGCAGATTTATGAACTCCGCGACCTCGACGCCACGGTGAGCGCCGAAGGCGACGTGGTTCCCGGCGGCAAGACCGACGTCACGGCCAAGGCCGTCAGCGTGCTCGCGGACATGGGCAAGCAGCTCGTGACCACCGAGGGACTGACCGTGACGGCCTACGGCGTGGACGTGGCCGCGGACGTGGCCGCCTCCGAGCTGAAGACCGGCCCCAAGGCCAAGGGCAGCCTCACGGTCAAGCCCTTCGACGTCAAGAAGCTCCTGACCGCCCTGGGCCAGACCCCGCCGGAAACCACCGACCCCACGGCTCTGACCAACGTCAGTCTAGCGCTCGACTTCGACTACGGCCCGGCCGCGGCCACGGCGCGCAACGTCGTCCTGAACCTGGACGGCCAGGAGATCACCGCCGAGGCGTCCATGATCGCGGGCAACGTGCCCAGCTACGGATTCAAGGTCCAGGCCGCGTCCCTTGATCTCGACCCCTACCGCGCGCCCAAGAAGGACGAGCAGGCGCAGCCCGCCGAGACGCAGAGCGCCGACCCCGCCTCCGCGAACCAGCCCCTGCTGCCGGAATCCGTGCAGGAGCAGCTGCGCAAGCTGCGGCTCGACGGCCAGATCAAGATCGGGCGGCTCAAGGCTTCCCCGGCGGAGATCACCAACCTCCTCGTGCTGATCACGGCGCGCGACGGTCTGCTCAAGATCGAACCGGCCTCGTTCACCTTCTACGAGGGCGACCTCAAGTCCGCCATATCCATGGACGTGCGCGGCACGGTGCCGAACTACGGCTTCAACGCCGACCTCAACGGGCTGGCCATCGGCCCGCTGCTGGAAGCGCTCCAGGGCAAGGAATCCCTGAGCGGCAAGACCAACGCCGAGGCCGCCCTGACCGTGCGCGGCAACACCGTGGACGAACTCAAGCAGACCCTCAACGGCAACCTGCGCTTCGACATCCACGACGGCGTGTTTCCCGGCGTGGACCTCGCCGGGGTGATGACCAAGGCCTACAAGAGCCTCCAGGCCAAGGCCGACGGCGAAATCCAGACCCAGGAAGACGCCCGGACCCAGTTCGGGCTGGTCCAGGGCTCGGCCACCATCGTCAACGGGCTGGTGGACAACCGCGACCTGCTCTTCAAGTCGCCCTTTCTCCAGGCGGACGGCGCGGGCGAGGTCAGCCTGCCCGAAAACTCCATCAACTACCTCGTGGTCGGGGCCATCCTGGCCTCCACCGAGGGGCAGGGCCGCGGCGACAAGGCCGACTACGTCGGCATCGGCATTCCCATCCGCATCAAGGGCAACTTCGACAACCTGCACTTCTGGCCCGACCCCGTGAAGTGGGCCGAGATGATCGCCAAGGGCGCGCTGAACATCGTGGGCGACGGCGCCAACGGGGTGCTCTCCGCTCCGGGCGCGCTGCTCGATGCCGTCACCGGCGGCTCCAAGAGCGAGAGCGGCGGAACGGATCAGCCCGCCGAGAAGAAGACCACGCCCCTCGAGGACATCGGAGGCGCGGTCAAGGGCCTCTTCTAG
- a CDS encoding M48 family metalloprotease, with protein MAGQFRKDLERRGIGRREFLRLASTVTAGAIMAPLLGGCAVNPVTGQSQLMLMSEQQEVALDQQHSPHQFSADYGPVQDAALNNYVDSVGQKLARVSHRPNMPYSYRTVNATYVNAYAFPGGSIAATRGILLELQNEAELAALLGHETGHVNARHTASRMSKGILLSAVMAGATAYATSQAGSGWQPLIAGLGSLSTGALLAYYSREDERQADDLGMEYSSRGGLSPEGMIGLQQILVNKSKSQPTLLEQMFASHPMSQERYETAVAAANNKYKDYLGLPLNRDRFMDHTARLRRMREPIEEMQKGMELMAKKEPDKAEGLYGKALNEAPHDYAGLLMMADCQTALDRPRKAEYYAERASEVYPQEARAYHSLGVARLMNEKYDAAYQAFARYDQVLPGNPQLLFLEGLSMEGAGQKRKAAELYYGFLQKVNQGDHAQYAYGRLKQWGVL; from the coding sequence ATGGCCGGACAATTCCGAAAAGACCTGGAACGCAGAGGCATCGGCAGGCGCGAATTCCTGCGGCTGGCCTCCACCGTCACCGCCGGGGCGATCATGGCCCCGCTTCTCGGCGGCTGCGCCGTGAACCCCGTCACGGGCCAGAGCCAGCTGATGCTCATGTCCGAGCAGCAGGAAGTGGCCCTTGACCAGCAGCACTCGCCCCACCAGTTTTCCGCGGACTACGGTCCGGTCCAGGACGCGGCGCTGAACAACTACGTGGACTCCGTGGGCCAGAAGCTGGCCAGGGTCAGCCACCGACCCAACATGCCCTATTCCTACCGCACGGTGAACGCCACCTACGTCAACGCCTACGCTTTTCCCGGCGGGTCCATCGCGGCCACGCGCGGCATTCTCCTGGAGCTGCAGAACGAGGCTGAACTGGCCGCCCTGCTCGGCCACGAAACCGGCCACGTCAACGCCCGGCACACGGCTTCGCGCATGAGCAAGGGCATCCTGCTCTCCGCGGTCATGGCCGGGGCCACGGCCTACGCCACGTCCCAGGCTGGCAGCGGCTGGCAGCCGCTCATCGCCGGCCTCGGCAGCCTGAGCACGGGCGCGCTCCTGGCCTACTACAGCCGGGAGGACGAACGCCAGGCCGACGACCTGGGCATGGAATACTCCTCGCGGGGGGGACTGAGCCCCGAAGGCATGATCGGCCTCCAGCAGATCCTGGTGAACAAGAGCAAGAGCCAGCCCACCCTGCTGGAACAGATGTTCGCCTCCCACCCCATGAGCCAGGAGCGGTACGAGACCGCCGTGGCCGCCGCCAACAACAAATACAAGGACTACCTCGGATTGCCGCTGAACCGGGATCGCTTCATGGACCACACCGCCCGGCTGCGCCGCATGCGCGAGCCCATCGAGGAGATGCAGAAGGGCATGGAGCTGATGGCCAAGAAGGAGCCGGACAAGGCCGAAGGCCTCTACGGCAAGGCCCTGAACGAAGCGCCGCACGACTACGCAGGCCTGCTGATGATGGCCGACTGCCAGACCGCCCTGGACAGGCCCCGCAAGGCCGAATACTACGCCGAGCGCGCCAGCGAGGTCTATCCGCAGGAAGCCAGGGCCTACCACTCCCTGGGCGTGGCCCGGCTGATGAACGAGAAGTACGACGCGGCCTACCAGGCCTTCGCCCGCTACGACCAGGTGCTGCCGGGCAACCCGCAGCTGCTGTTCCTCGAGGGGCTTTCCATGGAAGGCGCGGGGCAGAAGCGCAAGGCCGCCGAGCTGTATTACGGCTTTCTGCAGAAGGTGAACCAGGGCGACCACGCGCAATACGCCTACGGCCGTCTGAAGCAGTGGGGCGTGTTATAA
- a CDS encoding cytochrome c3 family protein, with protein sequence MRRIIVPVFVLTALFCLLAASAALAAPEAPKDPVEMKYPDDGNKYAPIMFMHTDKHLGVAGGCATCHHKWDGKAEITGCRVEGCHSDTSREMKREPTSYDSAFHSKDAKMSCVGCHTANLKDNPDFKGPKKCNDCHSKK encoded by the coding sequence ATGAGAAGGATCATCGTGCCCGTTTTCGTGCTGACGGCCCTGTTCTGTCTGCTGGCCGCGAGCGCGGCCCTGGCCGCACCCGAAGCGCCCAAGGACCCCGTGGAAATGAAGTACCCGGACGACGGCAACAAGTATGCGCCGATCATGTTCATGCACACGGACAAGCACCTCGGCGTCGCCGGAGGCTGCGCGACCTGCCACCACAAGTGGGACGGCAAGGCCGAAATCACCGGCTGCCGGGTCGAGGGCTGCCACAGCGACACCAGCCGCGAGATGAAGCGCGAGCCCACGTCCTACGATTCGGCCTTCCACAGCAAGGACGCCAAGATGAGCTGCGTCGGCTGCCACACGGCCAATCTCAAGGACAACCCGGACTTCAAGGGCCCGAAGAAGTGCAACGACTGCCACAGCAAGAAGTAG
- a CDS encoding sigma-54-dependent transcriptional regulator, producing the protein MAEKRMILVVDDDPGILDVVEARLASAGLATLAARSAEEALELLAERPVDLVVSDMKMPGMGGEGLLAAVRDKWPQVPVILLTAYGTIPDAVALIRSGAADYLTKPFDGKELLRRVKELLPAQAPAGRDGCAEIREVLWGGKSPAMQRFQQLLERVARTEVGVLVVGESGTGKELVARLLHRLSPRSDGPFVVVDCGSTPPSLLESELFGHVKGSFTHAIKDKKGLISEADKGTLFLDEIGNVSAEMQTRLLRFLQEGTIRRVGDTRDVKVSCRVVAATNADLREMVRRGEFREDLYYRIKVVTLVVPPLRERREDIPLLAERFLARACEEQGVEPLRLAPEALELLRSHSWPGNVRELRHAVEAGAVFATDGVVRPSDLQLEESCSAQTAGGAGAAPGSEALSLEENERETILRALKHTRWNKTAAADLLGISRRAIHYKINKYGFVEPDGE; encoded by the coding sequence ATGGCCGAAAAACGTATGATTCTTGTGGTGGACGATGATCCGGGCATCCTCGACGTGGTCGAGGCCCGGCTGGCTTCCGCCGGTCTGGCCACGCTCGCGGCCAGGAGCGCGGAAGAGGCTCTGGAACTGCTTGCGGAGCGGCCCGTGGACCTCGTCGTCTCGGACATGAAGATGCCCGGCATGGGCGGCGAGGGGCTGCTGGCCGCGGTGCGCGACAAGTGGCCCCAGGTGCCCGTGATCCTGCTCACGGCCTACGGCACCATTCCGGACGCCGTGGCCCTGATCCGTTCGGGGGCCGCAGACTACCTGACCAAGCCCTTCGACGGCAAGGAGCTGCTGCGCCGCGTCAAGGAGCTGCTCCCGGCCCAGGCTCCTGCCGGCCGGGACGGCTGCGCCGAGATCCGCGAGGTGCTTTGGGGCGGAAAAAGCCCGGCCATGCAGCGGTTCCAGCAGCTGCTCGAGCGCGTCGCGCGCACCGAGGTGGGCGTGCTCGTGGTCGGCGAGTCCGGCACGGGCAAGGAACTGGTGGCCCGGCTGCTGCACCGGCTTTCCCCGCGCTCGGACGGCCCGTTCGTGGTCGTGGACTGCGGCTCCACCCCGCCCAGCCTGTTGGAGAGCGAGCTTTTCGGCCATGTCAAAGGCTCCTTCACCCACGCCATCAAGGACAAGAAGGGCCTCATCAGCGAGGCGGACAAGGGCACGCTTTTCCTGGACGAGATCGGCAACGTCTCCGCCGAGATGCAGACCCGGCTGCTGCGCTTTCTTCAGGAGGGCACCATCCGCCGCGTGGGCGACACGCGCGACGTCAAGGTTTCCTGCCGCGTGGTGGCGGCCACCAACGCGGACCTGCGCGAGATGGTCCGGCGGGGCGAGTTCCGCGAAGACCTCTATTACCGGATCAAGGTCGTGACCCTGGTGGTGCCGCCCCTGCGCGAGCGCCGGGAAGACATCCCCCTGCTGGCGGAGCGCTTTCTGGCCAGGGCCTGCGAGGAGCAGGGAGTCGAGCCGCTGCGCCTCGCGCCCGAAGCTCTGGAGCTGCTGCGTTCCCATTCCTGGCCGGGCAACGTGCGCGAACTGCGCCACGCCGTGGAAGCGGGCGCTGTCTTCGCCACGGACGGGGTGGTGCGGCCCTCGGACCTGCAACTGGAGGAATCCTGCTCCGCGCAGACGGCTGGCGGCGCTGGGGCCGCACCGGGAAGCGAGGCGCTCTCCCTGGAGGAAAACGAGCGCGAGACCATCCTCCGGGCCTTGAAGCACACGCGCTGGAACAAGACCGCAGCCGCGGACCTGCTCGGCATCAGCCGCCGGGCAATCCATTATAAGATCAATAAATACGGATTCGTGGAGCCGGACGGCGAGTGA